In the Streptomyces sp. NBC_00525 genome, one interval contains:
- a CDS encoding acyl-CoA carboxylase subunit beta, which yields MSEPEEIDLHTTAGKLADLQRRIGEATHAGSARAVEKQHAKGKLTARERVGLLLDEGSFVELDEFARHRSTNFGIEKNRPYGDGVVTGYGTVDGRPVCVYSQDFTIFGGSLGEVYGEKIVKVMDFALKTGCPVIGINDGGGARIQEGVAALGLFAEIFRRNVHASGVVPQISLIVGPCAGGAVYSPAITDFTVMVDRTSHMFITGPDVIKTVTGEDVGFEELGGARTHNTTSGVAHHMAGDEKDAIEYVKSLLSYLPSNNLSEAPAFPEEADLAVTDEDRELDALVPDSANQPYDMHTAIEHVLDDGEFLETQALFAPNIITGFGRVEGYPVGVVANQPMQFAGCLDINASEKAARFVRTCDAFNVPVLTFVDVPGFLPGVDQEYGGIIRRGAKLIFAYAEATVPLITVITRKAFGGAYDVMGSKHLGADINLAWPTAQIAVMGAQGAVNILHRRTIAAVEDAHEREATRAELIADYEDTLLNPYVAAERGYVDAVIMPSDTRAHIVKGLRQLRTKREALPPKKHGNIPL from the coding sequence ATGTCCGAGCCGGAAGAGATCGACCTCCACACGACCGCGGGCAAGCTCGCGGACCTCCAGCGCCGCATCGGCGAGGCCACCCACGCGGGATCGGCGCGCGCGGTGGAGAAGCAGCACGCGAAGGGCAAGCTGACGGCGCGCGAGCGCGTCGGCCTGCTGCTCGACGAGGGTTCCTTCGTGGAGCTCGACGAGTTCGCCCGGCACCGGTCGACGAACTTCGGCATCGAGAAGAACCGGCCGTACGGGGACGGCGTCGTCACCGGCTACGGCACGGTGGACGGCCGTCCCGTCTGCGTGTACTCGCAGGACTTCACGATCTTCGGCGGCTCGCTGGGCGAGGTCTACGGTGAGAAGATCGTCAAGGTGATGGACTTCGCGCTGAAGACCGGGTGCCCGGTCATCGGCATCAACGACGGCGGTGGCGCCCGCATCCAGGAGGGCGTGGCGGCGCTGGGGCTCTTCGCGGAGATCTTCCGGCGCAATGTGCACGCCTCGGGTGTGGTCCCGCAGATCTCGCTGATCGTCGGCCCGTGCGCGGGCGGCGCGGTGTACTCCCCCGCGATCACGGACTTCACGGTGATGGTCGACCGGACCTCGCACATGTTCATCACCGGCCCCGACGTCATCAAGACGGTCACCGGTGAGGACGTCGGTTTCGAGGAGCTGGGCGGCGCCCGTACGCACAACACCACCTCCGGGGTGGCGCACCACATGGCGGGCGACGAGAAGGACGCCATCGAGTACGTCAAGTCGCTGCTGTCCTACCTGCCGTCGAACAACCTCTCCGAGGCCCCGGCCTTCCCGGAGGAGGCGGACCTGGCGGTCACCGACGAGGACCGCGAGCTGGACGCCCTCGTCCCGGACTCGGCGAACCAGCCGTACGACATGCACACCGCCATCGAGCACGTGCTGGACGACGGCGAGTTCCTGGAGACCCAGGCCCTGTTCGCGCCGAACATCATCACCGGGTTCGGCCGCGTCGAGGGCTACCCCGTCGGCGTCGTCGCCAACCAGCCGATGCAGTTCGCCGGCTGTCTGGACATCAACGCCAGTGAGAAGGCGGCCCGTTTCGTCCGCACCTGCGACGCGTTCAATGTGCCGGTGCTGACCTTCGTGGACGTGCCGGGCTTCCTGCCGGGCGTCGACCAGGAGTACGGCGGCATCATCCGGCGCGGCGCCAAGCTGATCTTCGCGTACGCGGAGGCGACCGTCCCGCTGATCACGGTGATCACGCGCAAGGCGTTCGGCGGCGCGTACGACGTGATGGGCTCCAAGCACCTGGGCGCCGACATCAACCTCGCCTGGCCGACCGCGCAGATCGCCGTGATGGGCGCGCAGGGCGCGGTCAACATCCTGCACCGCCGTACGATCGCCGCCGTCGAGGACGCCCACGAGAGGGAGGCGACGCGCGCGGAGCTGATCGCGGACTACGAGGACACGCTGCTGAACCCGTACGTGGCCGCCGAGCGCGGGTACGTGGACGCGGTGATCATGCCGTCCGACACGCGGGCCCACATCGTGAAGGGGCTGCGCCAGCTGCGCACCAAGCGCGAGGCGCTGCCGCCCAAGAAGCACGGCAACATCCCCCTCTAG
- a CDS encoding biotin--[acetyl-CoA-carboxylase] ligase yields the protein MTPSDAPRSRWSDLDRPPLNVPALRRGLLREGSLWTALDVVGSTGSTNTDLAARAAGLTEGTVLVAEEQTAGRGRLERSWTAPARSGLFFSVYLTPKGVPAERWGWLPLLTGVAAATGLARAAGVDMALKWPNDLLVTVAGEERKTGGILAERAGDGVVIGIGLNVSLRADELPAPTAASLALAGAVSTDRETLLRGVLRSLEHWYGRWRDANGDPRASGVQEAYAAGCATLGKAVRAQLPGDRVLTGEAVAVDGDGRLVLATGDGLREPVSAGDIVHLRGIGGGLT from the coding sequence ATGACACCTTCGGATGCGCCACGGAGCCGTTGGTCGGACCTGGACCGGCCACCCCTCAACGTCCCCGCCCTGCGCCGCGGACTGCTGCGGGAGGGCTCGCTGTGGACCGCCCTCGACGTGGTCGGGTCCACCGGCTCCACCAACACCGACCTGGCCGCCCGCGCGGCCGGACTTACCGAGGGCACGGTCCTCGTCGCCGAGGAGCAGACCGCCGGACGCGGGCGCCTGGAGCGCAGCTGGACCGCCCCGGCCCGCTCCGGCCTGTTCTTCTCCGTGTACCTGACCCCCAAGGGCGTACCGGCCGAGCGATGGGGCTGGCTGCCGCTGCTCACCGGCGTCGCCGCCGCCACCGGGCTGGCCCGCGCCGCGGGCGTGGACATGGCGCTGAAGTGGCCCAACGACCTCCTCGTCACTGTGGCGGGCGAGGAGCGCAAGACCGGCGGCATCCTCGCCGAGCGCGCCGGTGACGGCGTCGTCATCGGCATCGGCCTCAACGTCTCGCTGCGCGCCGACGAACTGCCCGCCCCCACCGCCGCGTCCCTCGCCCTGGCCGGCGCGGTCTCCACCGACCGCGAGACGCTGCTGCGCGGCGTCCTGCGCTCCCTGGAGCACTGGTACGGGCGCTGGCGCGACGCGAACGGCGACCCGCGCGCGAGCGGGGTGCAGGAGGCGTACGCGGCGGGCTGCGCGACCCTCGGCAAGGCGGTACGGGCCCAGCTCCCCGGCGACCGGGTGCTCACCGGCGAGGCGGTGGCCGTGGACGGCGACGGACGGCTGGTCCTGGCCACCGGGGACGGGCTGCGCGAGCCGGTCTCGGCGGGCGACATCGTGCACCTGCGGGGCATCGGAGGCGGCCTGACCTGA
- a CDS encoding adenylate/guanylate cyclase domain-containing protein, whose amino-acid sequence MTVDDTTSGDGAQHSSDPSVHTTPHHEVDHTAEPTDDPLAIRLEQLILGADRRYTPFQAARTAGVSMDLASRFWRAMGFADIGQAKALTEADVLALRRLSGLVEAGLLSEPMAIQVARSTGQTTARLAEWQIDSFLEGLTEPPEPGMTRTEVTYPLVELLLPELEEFLVYVWRRQLAAATGRVVQAADDEEMVDRRLAVGFADLVGFTRLTRRLEEEELGELVESFETTCADLVAAHGGRLIKTLGDEVLFAADDAGTAAEIALRLIEAMTADETMPALRVGIAFGTVTTRMGDVFGTTVNLASRLTSIAPKDAVLVDGAFAEELTRTGDAPVSEARAAEEAAAAAERAAKEGPDAEPTPVPKYRYGLQPMWQRPVRGLGVVEPWLLARRGTS is encoded by the coding sequence GTGACCGTCGACGACACGACCTCCGGCGATGGTGCGCAGCATTCGTCGGACCCCTCGGTGCACACCACTCCGCACCACGAAGTCGACCACACGGCCGAACCGACCGACGATCCCCTGGCGATCCGGCTGGAACAGCTGATCCTGGGCGCCGACCGGCGGTACACGCCCTTCCAGGCGGCCCGCACGGCCGGCGTCTCGATGGACCTGGCCTCCCGCTTCTGGCGGGCCATGGGCTTCGCGGACATCGGGCAGGCCAAGGCGCTCACCGAGGCGGACGTGCTGGCCCTGCGGCGGCTCTCCGGCCTGGTCGAGGCGGGGCTGCTCAGCGAGCCGATGGCGATCCAGGTGGCCCGCTCGACCGGGCAGACCACCGCCCGGCTGGCCGAATGGCAGATCGATTCCTTCCTGGAGGGCCTGACCGAGCCCCCCGAGCCCGGCATGACCCGCACCGAGGTCACCTACCCGCTGGTCGAACTGCTCCTGCCCGAGCTGGAGGAGTTCCTGGTGTACGTGTGGCGGCGCCAGCTCGCCGCGGCCACCGGCCGGGTCGTGCAGGCGGCGGACGACGAGGAGATGGTCGACCGGCGCCTGGCCGTCGGCTTCGCGGACCTCGTCGGCTTCACCCGGCTCACCCGCCGGCTGGAGGAGGAGGAGCTCGGCGAGCTGGTCGAGTCCTTCGAGACCACCTGCGCCGACCTCGTCGCCGCGCACGGCGGCCGGCTGATCAAGACCCTCGGCGACGAGGTCCTGTTCGCCGCCGACGACGCGGGCACCGCGGCCGAGATCGCGCTGCGGCTCATCGAGGCGATGACCGCCGACGAGACCATGCCCGCGCTGCGGGTCGGCATCGCCTTCGGCACGGTCACCACCCGGATGGGCGACGTCTTCGGCACCACGGTGAACCTCGCCAGCCGGCTGACCTCCATAGCCCCGAAGGACGCGGTCCTGGTCGACGGCGCGTTCGCCGAGGAGCTGACGCGTACCGGGGACGCCCCGGTCTCGGAGGCGCGGGCGGCCGAGGAGGCCGCGGCGGCGGCCGAGCGCGCCGCGAAGGAGGGCCCGGACGCGGAACCGACCCCGGTGCCGAAGTACCGCTACGGGCTCCAGCCGATGTGGCAGCGCCCGGTGCGCGGCCTCGGCGTGGTCGAACCCTGGCTCCTGGCCCGCCGCGGCACGTCCTGA
- a CDS encoding enoyl-CoA hydratase/isomerase family protein: MTVTSEQRYGEFVVVRVHEGLEHVAELVLDRPKAMNAVSTDMARSIAAACDALAADRDVRVTVLTSSHERAFCVGADLKERNSFTDADLVRQRPTARAAYTGVLELPMPTIAAVHGFALGGGFELALSCDLIVADATAVVGLPEVSVGVIPGGGGTQLLPRRVGAARAAELIFAARRVEAAEARELGLVDELVAAGQDRAEALALAGRIAGNSPVGLRAAKRALRLGHGLDLRAGLEVEDSAWRSVAFSGDRAEGVAAFNEKRKPNWPGE, from the coding sequence ATGACCGTCACGTCCGAGCAGCGGTACGGGGAGTTCGTCGTCGTGCGGGTCCACGAGGGCCTGGAGCACGTCGCCGAGCTGGTTCTCGACCGGCCGAAGGCCATGAACGCGGTGTCCACGGACATGGCCCGCTCGATCGCCGCCGCCTGCGACGCGCTCGCCGCCGACCGGGACGTGCGGGTGACCGTGCTGACCTCCAGCCATGAGCGGGCCTTCTGCGTGGGCGCCGACCTCAAGGAGCGCAACTCCTTCACCGACGCCGACCTGGTACGCCAGCGGCCCACCGCGCGCGCCGCCTACACCGGGGTGCTGGAGCTGCCGATGCCGACGATCGCCGCGGTGCACGGCTTCGCGCTCGGCGGCGGCTTCGAGCTGGCGCTGTCCTGCGATCTGATCGTCGCCGACGCGACCGCCGTGGTGGGGCTGCCCGAGGTCTCCGTCGGCGTCATTCCGGGCGGCGGCGGTACCCAGCTGCTGCCCCGCCGGGTCGGTGCCGCGCGCGCCGCCGAGCTGATCTTCGCCGCCCGCCGGGTGGAGGCCGCCGAGGCGCGGGAGCTGGGCCTGGTGGACGAGCTGGTGGCGGCCGGCCAGGACCGGGCCGAGGCGCTCGCCCTGGCCGGCCGGATCGCGGGCAACTCGCCGGTGGGGCTGCGCGCGGCCAAGCGGGCTCTGCGGCTCGGGCACGGGCTCGACCTGCGGGCCGGCCTGGAGGTCGAGGACTCCGCATGGCGGTCGGTGGCCTTCTCCGGGGACCGGGCGGAGGGCGTGGCCGCGTTCAACGAGAAGCGGAAGCCGAACTGGCCCGGGGAGTGA
- a CDS encoding GGDEF domain-containing protein, with the protein MGGDDARLRAVVSLAQTMAAAHTPRGCWRAAALGACEALGGSFAALSVWERGRGRLRVLVNAGERADGEEEFPDEEVYPVHRFPEITEFLHERWAGGGEPDAWVETAAGPEPGDGGVHGYGPGYCHQRVAALRRRGRGCCVVAPIVLHGRAWGELYVARPVGAPVFDRADADFATVLAAVVAAGLAQTERLEEVRKLAFTDPLTGLANRRAVDLRLDEALERHRADGAVVSLVVCDLNGLKRVNDTHGHAVGDRLLERFGSVLSRCGAILPGALAARLGGDEFCLLAAGPEADEVVAVATELCERAAGLELGNGVACGMASTGDPIGPDVSARRLFRLADAAQYRAKAARSARPVVAGRDGEVIRLADSPPQPPHDRRRLRGSHPEA; encoded by the coding sequence ATGGGTGGTGACGACGCGCGGCTGCGGGCCGTGGTTTCGCTGGCGCAGACGATGGCCGCGGCGCACACCCCCCGTGGGTGCTGGCGAGCGGCGGCCCTGGGGGCCTGCGAGGCGCTGGGCGGCAGCTTCGCCGCGCTCTCGGTCTGGGAGCGCGGCCGGGGCAGGCTCAGGGTGCTGGTCAACGCGGGCGAGCGGGCCGACGGCGAGGAGGAGTTCCCCGACGAGGAGGTCTACCCCGTCCACCGGTTCCCGGAGATCACCGAGTTCCTGCACGAGCGGTGGGCCGGGGGCGGCGAGCCGGACGCCTGGGTGGAGACCGCGGCGGGACCGGAGCCCGGCGACGGCGGCGTGCACGGGTACGGCCCCGGCTACTGCCACCAGCGCGTGGCGGCCCTGCGCAGGCGCGGCCGGGGCTGCTGCGTGGTCGCGCCGATCGTGCTGCACGGGCGGGCCTGGGGCGAGCTGTACGTGGCGCGGCCGGTGGGCGCGCCGGTGTTCGACCGGGCGGACGCCGACTTCGCGACGGTGCTGGCCGCCGTGGTGGCCGCCGGGCTCGCCCAGACCGAGCGCCTCGAAGAGGTCCGCAAGCTCGCGTTCACCGATCCGCTGACCGGGCTGGCCAACCGCAGGGCCGTGGACCTGCGGCTGGACGAGGCGCTGGAGCGGCACCGGGCGGACGGCGCGGTGGTCAGCCTGGTGGTGTGCGACCTGAACGGGCTGAAGCGGGTCAACGACACCCACGGTCATGCGGTCGGCGACCGGCTGCTGGAACGATTCGGCTCGGTGCTCTCCCGGTGTGGGGCCATACTGCCCGGCGCGCTGGCGGCCCGGCTCGGCGGCGACGAGTTCTGCCTGCTGGCCGCCGGACCGGAGGCGGACGAGGTGGTCGCTGTCGCCACCGAACTGTGCGAGCGCGCGGCCGGACTCGAACTCGGCAACGGGGTCGCCTGCGGGATGGCGTCCACCGGCGACCCCATCGGCCCCGACGTCTCGGCCCGGCGGCTGTTCCGGCTGGCGGACGCGGCCCAGTACCGGGCGAAGGCGGCGCGCTCCGCCCGCCCGGTGGTGGCGGGGCGCGACGGCGAGGTCATCCGGCTCGCCGACTCGCCGCCGCAGCCCCCGCACGACCGCCGCAGACTGCGCGGCAGCCACCCCGAGGCATGA
- the hutH gene encoding histidine ammonia-lyase, with amino-acid sequence MDMHTVVLGTSGTTARDVVAVARGNARVELSGDAVEALAAAREIVDALAAKPEPVYGVSTGFGALATRHISPDLRARLQRNIVRSHAAGMGPRVEREVVRALMFLRLKTVASGHTGVRPEVAQTMADVLNAGITPVVHEYGSLGCSGDLAPLSHCALTLMGEGDAEGPDGTVRPAGELLAAHGITPVELREKEGLALLNGTDGMLGMLIMALADLRALYTSADITAALSLEALLGTDRVLAPELHAIRPHPGQGASADNMLRVLAGSGLTGHHQDDAPRVQDAYSVRCAPQVNGAGRDTLAYAATVADRELAAAVDNPVVLRGGTSRSNGVESGGGRVESNGNFHGAPVAYVLDFLAIAAADLGSITERRTDRLLDKNRSHGLPPFLADDAGVDSGLMIAQYTQAALVSEMKRLAVPASADSIPSSAMQEDHVSMGWSAARKLRTAVDNLARIVAVELYAATRAVELRAQQGLTPAPATRAAIEALRAAGVEGPGPDRFLAPDLAAADAFVRAGGLIAAVEPVTGPLA; translated from the coding sequence ATGGATATGCACACAGTCGTGCTGGGGACGTCCGGCACCACCGCACGGGACGTCGTCGCCGTGGCCCGCGGCAACGCCCGTGTCGAGCTCTCCGGCGACGCGGTGGAGGCCCTGGCCGCCGCCCGCGAGATCGTGGACGCGCTCGCCGCCAAGCCCGAGCCGGTCTACGGCGTCTCCACCGGTTTCGGCGCCCTGGCCACCCGCCACATCAGCCCGGACCTGCGCGCCCGGCTCCAGCGCAACATCGTCCGCTCGCACGCCGCCGGCATGGGCCCGCGCGTCGAGCGCGAGGTCGTGCGGGCGCTGATGTTCCTGCGGCTGAAGACGGTCGCCTCCGGCCACACCGGCGTACGGCCCGAGGTCGCGCAGACCATGGCCGACGTCCTCAACGCCGGGATCACGCCCGTCGTCCACGAGTACGGCTCGCTCGGCTGCTCCGGCGACCTGGCGCCCCTGTCGCACTGTGCGCTGACGCTGATGGGCGAGGGCGACGCGGAGGGCCCGGACGGCACCGTACGCCCCGCCGGGGAACTTCTCGCCGCCCACGGCATCACCCCCGTCGAGCTGCGCGAGAAGGAGGGCCTGGCGCTCCTCAACGGCACCGACGGCATGCTCGGCATGCTGATCATGGCCCTCGCCGACCTGCGGGCGCTCTACACCTCCGCCGACATCACCGCGGCCCTCAGCCTGGAGGCCCTGCTCGGCACCGACCGGGTCCTCGCGCCCGAGCTGCACGCCATCCGCCCGCACCCCGGCCAGGGCGCCAGCGCGGACAACATGCTGCGGGTCCTCGCGGGCTCGGGGCTCACCGGTCACCACCAGGACGACGCCCCGCGCGTCCAGGACGCCTACTCGGTGCGCTGCGCACCGCAGGTCAACGGGGCGGGCCGGGACACCCTCGCGTACGCCGCGACCGTCGCCGACCGCGAGCTGGCCGCCGCCGTGGACAATCCGGTGGTCCTGCGAGGGGGCACCTCCCGCTCGAACGGAGTTGAGAGTGGGGGAGGGCGGGTGGAGTCCAACGGGAACTTCCACGGGGCGCCCGTCGCGTACGTCCTGGACTTCCTGGCCATCGCCGCCGCCGACCTCGGCTCGATCACCGAGCGCCGCACCGACCGGCTGCTCGACAAGAACCGCTCGCACGGACTGCCGCCCTTCCTGGCCGACGACGCGGGCGTGGACTCCGGCCTGATGATCGCCCAGTACACCCAGGCCGCCCTCGTCAGCGAGATGAAGCGGCTCGCCGTTCCGGCCTCCGCCGACTCCATCCCGTCCTCCGCGATGCAGGAGGACCACGTCTCCATGGGCTGGTCGGCCGCGCGCAAGCTGCGCACCGCCGTGGACAACCTCGCCCGGATCGTCGCCGTCGAGCTGTATGCCGCCACCCGCGCCGTCGAGCTGCGCGCCCAGCAGGGCCTCACCCCGGCCCCGGCCACCCGCGCCGCCATCGAGGCGCTGCGCGCGGCGGGCGTGGAGGGCCCCGGACCGGACCGCTTCCTGGCGCCGGACCTGGCCGCCGCCGACGCCTTCGTACGGGCGGGCGGGCTGATCGCCGCCGTGGAGCCGGTCACCGGTCCGCTGGCCTGA
- a CDS encoding L,D-transpeptidase yields the protein MEKRVMRDSKRRKGLVAASALLGGVLVLSACNDDGGSGDTGGPSPASSKSRAADVDKAAAEETSEAQIAISPKNGATNASINNAAKVTVTKGKLTSVLMTTKDGKSVKGTMAADGTSWQPDGQLERSTTYRISATAKDAKNREAHENSSFTTVSPANSFIGNFTPEDGSTVGVGMPVSINFNKPITDTKAVQNGIQVTSSSGQEVVGHWFNSQRLDLRPQEYWQAGSTVTLKLSLDGVEGADGVYGVQQKTVTFKVGRNQVSTVDAKTHMMTVTRDGKTVKTIPISAGSPENPTYNGQMVISEKYKETRMNGATVGFTDDDGKGEYDIKDVPHAMRLSTSGTFIHGNYWGKGIFGKANTSHGCVGLADVKGAGDANQPAAWFYNNSLIGDVVIVKNSPDKTIQPSNGLNGWNMSWAEWTAGSAA from the coding sequence ATGGAGAAGCGTGTGATGAGGGACAGCAAGCGGCGCAAGGGCCTGGTGGCCGCGTCCGCACTGCTCGGCGGCGTACTGGTGCTCTCGGCCTGTAACGACGACGGCGGCAGCGGCGACACGGGCGGTCCCAGTCCCGCGAGCTCGAAGTCCCGGGCGGCCGACGTGGACAAGGCGGCGGCCGAGGAGACCTCCGAGGCACAGATAGCCATCTCGCCCAAGAACGGCGCGACCAACGCGAGCATCAACAACGCCGCCAAGGTCACCGTCACCAAGGGCAAGCTGACGTCCGTCCTCATGACCACCAAGGACGGGAAGAGCGTCAAGGGCACCATGGCCGCCGACGGCACCAGCTGGCAGCCCGACGGCCAGCTGGAGCGCTCGACCACGTACCGGATCAGCGCCACGGCCAAGGACGCCAAGAACCGCGAGGCGCACGAGAACTCCTCCTTCACCACCGTCTCGCCCGCCAACAGCTTCATCGGGAACTTCACCCCCGAGGACGGCTCCACGGTCGGCGTCGGCATGCCGGTCTCGATCAACTTCAACAAGCCGATCACCGACACCAAGGCCGTCCAGAACGGCATCCAGGTGACCTCCAGCAGCGGCCAGGAAGTCGTCGGCCACTGGTTCAACTCCCAGCGCCTCGACCTGCGCCCCCAGGAGTACTGGCAGGCCGGCTCCACGGTCACGCTGAAGCTGTCCCTGGACGGCGTCGAGGGCGCGGACGGCGTCTACGGCGTCCAGCAGAAGACGGTCACCTTCAAGGTCGGCCGCAACCAGGTCTCCACGGTGGACGCCAAGACCCACATGATGACCGTCACCCGCGACGGCAAGACCGTCAAGACGATCCCGATCTCCGCGGGCTCGCCCGAGAACCCCACGTACAACGGCCAGATGGTGATCTCCGAGAAGTACAAGGAGACCCGGATGAACGGCGCCACCGTCGGCTTCACGGACGACGACGGCAAGGGCGAGTACGACATCAAGGACGTGCCGCACGCCATGCGGCTGTCCACGTCGGGCACCTTCATCCACGGCAACTACTGGGGCAAGGGCATCTTCGGCAAGGCCAACACCAGCCACGGCTGCGTGGGCCTCGCCGACGTCAAGGGCGCCGGTGACGCCAACCAGCCCGCCGCCTGGTTCTACAACAACTCCCTGATCGGCGACGTCGTCATCGTCAAGAACTCCCCGGACAAGACGATCCAGCCCTCCAACGGCCTCAACGGCTGGAACATGAGCTGGGCCGAGTGGACGGCGGGCTCCGCCGCCTGA
- a CDS encoding DUF1330 domain-containing protein, whose product MTAYAIAHLYPQGRPDDEVIDYIDRIQPTMDPYGGRFLVHNSPVEVIEGEWPGAVVVLRFPGMTEARAWYASPAYQELIPLRTRNMAGDVVLVEGVAPDYDPSATAAALRAAAAGVTPVE is encoded by the coding sequence ATGACCGCCTACGCCATCGCGCATCTGTACCCCCAGGGCCGCCCCGACGACGAGGTCATCGACTACATCGACCGCATCCAGCCGACCATGGACCCCTACGGCGGCCGGTTCCTCGTCCACAACAGCCCGGTCGAGGTGATCGAGGGCGAGTGGCCCGGCGCGGTCGTCGTCCTCCGCTTCCCCGGCATGACCGAGGCGCGTGCCTGGTACGCCTCGCCGGCCTACCAGGAGCTGATCCCGCTGCGGACCCGGAACATGGCCGGTGACGTGGTGCTCGTCGAGGGCGTGGCGCCGGACTACGACCCCTCCGCGACGGCCGCCGCGCTGCGGGCGGCGGCGGCCGGGGTCACCCCGGTGGAGTAG
- the gdhA gene encoding NADP-specific glutamate dehydrogenase — MSVTPDSATSHTAEHRIIEPLYAEILRRNQGEKEFHQAVREVLETLGPVLAQRPEFVDARIIERICEPERQLIFRVPWADDSGDIHVNRGFRVEFSSSLGPYKGGLRFHPSVNLGIVKFLGFEQIFKNALTGMPIGGGKGGADFDPKGRSDAEIMRFCQSFMTELHRHLGEYTDVPAGDIGVGGREIGYLFGQYKRITNRYESGVLTGKGLGWGGALVRTEATGYGCVMFTEEMLRSRGESLDGQRIAVSGSGNVAIYAIEKAQQLGATVVTASDSGGYVVDDKGIDLDLLKEIKEQRRGRISEYAERRGAHVKYVEGAGVWNVPVDVALPCATQNELHEADALTLVRNGVKAVAEGANMPTTPEAVRVFQDAGVAFAPGKAANAGGVATSALEMQQNASRDSWTFAHTEQRLAEIMRHIHNSCFTTAEKYGSPGNYVVGANIAGFELVADAMLAQGLI, encoded by the coding sequence ATGTCGGTCACCCCTGACTCCGCCACCTCCCACACCGCCGAGCACCGCATCATCGAGCCGCTGTACGCCGAGATCCTCCGCCGCAACCAGGGCGAGAAGGAGTTCCACCAGGCGGTCCGGGAGGTCCTGGAGACCCTCGGCCCGGTGCTGGCCCAGCGGCCGGAGTTCGTGGACGCCCGGATCATCGAGCGCATATGCGAGCCGGAGCGCCAGCTCATCTTCCGGGTGCCGTGGGCGGACGACTCGGGCGACATCCACGTCAACCGCGGCTTCCGCGTCGAGTTCTCCAGCTCGCTCGGCCCCTACAAGGGCGGGCTGCGCTTCCACCCCTCGGTCAACCTCGGCATCGTGAAGTTCCTCGGCTTCGAGCAGATCTTCAAGAACGCCCTCACCGGCATGCCCATCGGCGGCGGCAAGGGCGGCGCGGACTTCGACCCGAAGGGCCGCTCGGACGCCGAGATCATGCGGTTCTGCCAGTCCTTCATGACCGAGCTGCACCGCCACCTCGGCGAGTACACCGACGTCCCCGCCGGTGACATCGGGGTCGGCGGCCGCGAGATCGGCTATCTCTTCGGCCAGTACAAGCGGATCACCAACCGCTACGAGTCCGGCGTCCTCACCGGCAAGGGCCTCGGCTGGGGCGGCGCCCTCGTCCGCACCGAGGCGACCGGCTACGGCTGCGTCATGTTCACCGAGGAGATGCTCCGCAGCCGCGGCGAGTCCCTCGACGGCCAGCGCATCGCCGTCTCCGGCTCCGGCAACGTGGCGATCTACGCCATCGAGAAGGCCCAGCAGCTCGGCGCGACCGTCGTCACCGCCTCTGACTCCGGCGGCTACGTCGTCGACGACAAGGGCATCGACCTCGACCTGCTCAAGGAGATCAAGGAGCAGCGCCGCGGCCGCATCTCCGAGTACGCCGAGCGGCGCGGCGCCCACGTGAAGTACGTCGAGGGCGCCGGCGTCTGGAACGTCCCCGTGGATGTGGCGCTGCCCTGCGCCACCCAGAACGAGCTGCACGAGGCCGACGCGCTCACCCTGGTGCGCAACGGCGTCAAGGCCGTCGCCGAGGGCGCCAACATGCCCACCACCCCCGAGGCCGTCCGCGTCTTCCAGGACGCCGGAGTGGCCTTCGCGCCCGGCAAGGCGGCCAACGCGGGCGGCGTGGCCACCAGCGCCCTGGAGATGCAGCAGAACGCCTCGCGCGACTCGTGGACCTTCGCCCACACCGAGCAGCGCCTGGCGGAGATCATGCGCCACATCCACAACTCCTGCTTCACCACCGCGGAGAAGTACGGCAGCCCCGGCAACTACGTCGTCGGCGCCAACATCGCCGGCTTCGAGCTGGTCGCGGACGCGATGCTGGCCCAGGGCCTGATCTGA